A portion of the Streptomyces sp. NBC_00376 genome contains these proteins:
- a CDS encoding erythromycin esterase family protein has translation MTRHRKHIGRRVLFAAAAVAAGAVLVPVAVQAATAENAATAGAGGGKQSPVQALEQAAHQLRSTEPGGNTADLRALSAMVGDAKVVGLGEATHGSHEFFTMKERVFRHLVEKKGFTTFALELSWSGGLEVDEYLQTGKGDARKLAKKVFANSPWEREEFLALIEWMRDYNSQHPDRPVHFMGDDIGAPAMDDEFFGRVTGYVEENHPDVLPKLNELYTGLRPIDDVFAYLGKPLTERQQLAARAQQALELISGLKGSDGEAFDWAEQNARSIAQTAKFLTMNPADTNSLADFQRFRDEVMAQNVTWWQKKTGGKILLSAHNDHVGYLASNPQVYPKTQGSFLRDTMGRSYLPIGSTFNQGSFLSKEDAVGGEWKKYTVGTAGPGRNEHTLDQVRYRDFYLDLRTAPAAARTWLNVARPTLGVGTQFPVEPRDVALAKSFDVLIHLHEVREADKLKP, from the coding sequence ATGACGAGGCACCGGAAGCACATCGGCCGGCGCGTATTGTTCGCGGCGGCGGCCGTCGCGGCGGGAGCGGTCCTCGTTCCTGTGGCGGTCCAGGCCGCCACCGCCGAGAACGCGGCCACCGCAGGCGCGGGCGGCGGGAAGCAGAGTCCCGTCCAGGCGCTGGAGCAGGCGGCACACCAGCTGCGCTCGACCGAGCCGGGCGGGAACACGGCCGACCTGCGGGCCCTGAGCGCGATGGTCGGCGACGCCAAGGTGGTCGGGCTCGGCGAGGCCACCCACGGATCCCACGAGTTCTTCACCATGAAGGAACGGGTCTTCCGCCACCTCGTCGAGAAGAAGGGCTTCACCACCTTCGCCCTGGAGCTGAGCTGGTCCGGGGGGCTCGAGGTCGACGAGTACCTCCAGACCGGCAAGGGCGACGCCCGCAAACTGGCCAAGAAGGTGTTCGCCAACTCCCCCTGGGAGCGCGAGGAGTTCCTCGCACTCATCGAGTGGATGCGTGACTACAACAGCCAACACCCCGACCGCCCCGTCCACTTCATGGGCGACGACATCGGCGCCCCCGCGATGGACGACGAGTTCTTCGGCCGGGTGACCGGCTATGTGGAGGAGAACCACCCGGATGTGCTGCCGAAGCTCAACGAGCTCTACACCGGACTGCGTCCGATCGACGACGTCTTCGCCTACCTGGGCAAACCACTCACGGAACGGCAGCAGCTCGCCGCCAGGGCGCAGCAGGCCCTGGAACTGATCAGTGGCCTGAAGGGCTCGGACGGCGAGGCATTCGACTGGGCCGAGCAGAACGCCCGCTCGATCGCCCAGACGGCCAAGTTCCTCACCATGAACCCCGCCGACACGAACTCGCTGGCCGATTTCCAGCGCTTCCGCGACGAGGTGATGGCCCAGAACGTCACCTGGTGGCAGAAGAAGACCGGTGGCAAGATCCTGCTGTCGGCGCACAACGACCACGTCGGCTACCTCGCCAGCAACCCGCAGGTGTACCCGAAGACACAGGGATCGTTCCTGCGCGACACGATGGGCCGGAGCTACCTTCCCATCGGCTCCACCTTCAACCAGGGCTCCTTCCTCTCGAAGGAGGACGCCGTCGGCGGTGAGTGGAAGAAGTACACCGTGGGCACGGCCGGCCCCGGCAGGAACGAGCACACCCTCGACCAGGTGCGTTACCGGGACTTCTATCTGGACCTGCGTACCGCCCCGGCCGCGGCGCGGACCTGGCTGAACGTCGCCCGGCCCACGCTCGGTGTCGGCACGCAGTTCCCCGTGGAGCCGCGCGACGTCGCGCTCGCCAAGTCCTTCGACGTCCTCATTCACCTCCACGAGGTCCGGGAGGCCGACAAGCTGAAGCCGTGA
- a CDS encoding SigE family RNA polymerase sigma factor, with amino-acid sequence MGAFGGRHDDRLAEFQEFASTAGPWLFRTALLLTGGDWYQAEDLVQTALARAFASWGRVRRADSRDAYVRTVLVRVHLSQRRLRRSTERPVEAVPDSALDVHGDPALRVALLAALAQLSPKDRAVLVLRYWEDRSVEQTASELGLRPGTVRNRSMAALARLRELLGSERESLTTI; translated from the coding sequence ATGGGCGCGTTCGGCGGCAGACACGACGACCGGCTGGCGGAGTTCCAGGAGTTCGCGAGCACGGCCGGCCCCTGGCTCTTCCGTACGGCGCTGCTGCTGACCGGCGGGGACTGGTACCAGGCGGAGGATCTGGTGCAGACGGCGCTGGCCAGGGCCTTCGCCTCCTGGGGACGAGTGCGGCGCGCGGACAGCCGGGACGCCTACGTCCGCACCGTCCTGGTCCGCGTCCATCTCTCGCAACGGCGGCTGCGGCGCAGCACGGAGCGGCCCGTCGAGGCGGTGCCCGACAGTGCGTTGGACGTTCATGGCGACCCGGCCCTGCGCGTGGCACTGCTCGCGGCCCTGGCCCAGCTATCGCCCAAGGACCGGGCCGTGCTGGTGCTGCGTTACTGGGAGGACCGCAGTGTCGAGCAGACCGCCTCGGAACTCGGCCTGCGGCCGGGCACGGTGCGCAATCGCAGCATGGCCGCGCTGGCCAGGCTCCGCGAACTGCTCGGCAGCGAGCGCGAATCGCTCACCACGATCTGA
- a CDS encoding IS701 family transposase, which produces MLSGELAAVRCDLEDFAAEMFEPFARADQRRWGGVYLRGLLLDGGRKSVEPMAARLGEDGNRQALAHFITSSPWDAAHVRARLAWRMQPVVKPTALIIDDTGFLKDGDASACVTRQYTGTAGKVTNCQAGVSLHLASNGASAAVNWRLFLPGSWDPASPKADQAKVARRGKCAIPAQVGHVEKWQLALDMIDETRSWGIEVPQVIADGGYGDTAAFRLGLEERGLDYVVGISTSTTAQPEDAQPSAPACTGRGRRPVPAYPEPARRVKSLVIAAGKSSARPVQWREGSRPGSGRSGHKRMYSRFVALRIRPAGREIRKATAATELPVRWLLAEWPADQDEPVQFWLSNLPATTPLPVLVRTAKLRWRIENDYREMKQALGLAHFEGRTWPGWHHHVTLVSVAHAFCTLQRLSRSPKETASA; this is translated from the coding sequence GTGCTGAGTGGGGAGTTGGCTGCGGTCCGGTGTGATCTGGAGGACTTCGCGGCGGAGATGTTCGAGCCGTTCGCGCGAGCGGATCAGCGTCGGTGGGGTGGGGTCTATCTGCGGGGCCTGCTGCTGGACGGCGGGCGCAAGTCGGTGGAACCGATGGCCGCCCGCCTGGGCGAAGACGGGAACCGGCAGGCGCTGGCCCACTTCATCACCTCCAGCCCGTGGGATGCGGCGCATGTGCGGGCCCGTCTGGCCTGGCGTATGCAGCCGGTCGTCAAGCCCACCGCGTTGATCATCGATGACACCGGGTTCCTCAAGGACGGGGATGCGTCGGCGTGTGTGACCCGGCAGTACACCGGCACTGCGGGCAAGGTCACCAACTGCCAGGCCGGGGTGTCGCTGCACCTGGCTTCCAACGGCGCCTCGGCGGCGGTGAACTGGCGTCTGTTCCTGCCCGGGAGCTGGGATCCCGCCTCGCCGAAGGCCGATCAGGCCAAAGTGGCCCGCCGTGGCAAGTGCGCCATCCCTGCCCAGGTGGGCCATGTCGAGAAGTGGCAGCTGGCCCTCGACATGATCGACGAGACGCGGTCCTGGGGCATCGAGGTGCCCCAGGTCATCGCCGACGGCGGCTACGGTGACACCGCCGCCTTCCGGCTCGGCCTGGAAGAACGCGGTCTCGATTACGTGGTGGGCATCTCGACCTCGACCACCGCACAGCCCGAGGACGCACAGCCGTCTGCCCCGGCCTGCACAGGCCGGGGCAGACGGCCGGTTCCTGCCTACCCCGAGCCGGCCCGGAGGGTGAAGAGCCTGGTCATCGCGGCCGGAAAGTCTTCCGCGCGGCCGGTGCAGTGGAGGGAGGGATCACGGCCGGGCAGTGGCCGCAGCGGGCACAAACGCATGTACTCGCGCTTCGTGGCCCTGCGGATCCGGCCCGCCGGACGCGAGATCCGCAAGGCCACGGCCGCCACCGAGCTTCCGGTCCGCTGGTTGCTGGCCGAATGGCCCGCCGACCAGGACGAGCCCGTGCAGTTCTGGCTCTCCAACCTGCCCGCAACCACCCCGTTGCCCGTCCTCGTGCGCACCGCGAAGCTCCGCTGGCGCATCGAGAACGACTACCGCGAGATGAAACAGGCCCTGGGCCTGGCCCACTTCGAAGGCCGAACCTGGCCAGGCTGGCACCACCACGTCACCCTCGTCTCGGTCGCCCACGCCTTCTGCACCCTGCAGCGACTGAGCCGATCCCCAAAAGAGACGGCGTCGGCCTGA
- a CDS encoding IS5 family transposase (programmed frameshift): MGRGDLTNAEWDQLESYLPPGGARGGRWSDHRRVINGVLYRVRTGVQWRDLPERFGPWETVYKRHRRWSADGTWQMLLSRIQAAEDAVGAIDWDVSVDSTAVRAHQHAAGARKAAPAAVPQKGRAGDEPGRSGLAESGSPPGGGGQIGECLGRSRGGFTTKIHLAAEGRCRPLAFVLTPGHYGDGPQLERVLEQVSVPWAGVGRPRTRPDHVLADKAYTSRSNRRYLRRRGIRNTIPERIDQQRNRHNRGSRGGRPTGFDSERYKKRNTVERAINRLKGFRAVATRYEKRAYIYLGTVTLAALMIWLRT, encoded by the exons ATGGGCCGTGGTGATCTGACGAATGCGGAGTGGGATCAGCTGGAGTCGTACCTACCTCCTGGTGGTGCGCGTGGAGGTCGGTGGAGCGACCACCGCCGGGTCATCAACGGGGTTCTCTACCGGGTGCGGACCGGCGTGCAGTGGCGGGATCTGCCGGAGCGGTTCGGGCCGTGGGAAACGGTCTATAAGCGGCATCGCCGCTGGTCAGCCGATGGAACGTGGCAGATGCTGCTGTCTCGCATCCAGGCAGCCGAGGACGCGGTGGGCGCGATCGACTGGGACGTGTCGGTGGACTCGACAGCCGTGCGGGCCCACCAGCACGCCGCCGGCGCGAGGAAAGCGGCCCCGGCCGCCGTTCCTCAAAAG GGCCGGGCGGGGGACGAACCAGGTCGATCCGGTCTTGCGGAATCTGGCAGTCCGCCTGGAGGCGGTGGTCAGATCGGCGAGTGTCTGGGGCGTTCCCGCGGCGGATTCACCACTAAGATCCACCTCGCCGCCGAGGGACGCTGCAGGCCCCTCGCTTTCGTCCTGACTCCCGGACACTACGGTGACGGACCCCAGCTCGAGCGGGTGCTGGAGCAGGTCTCCGTCCCCTGGGCCGGAGTCGGACGGCCCCGCACCCGGCCCGACCATGTTCTGGCGGACAAGGCGTACACGTCCCGGAGCAACCGCCGTTACCTGCGACGACGCGGAATCCGGAACACCATCCCCGAACGCATCGACCAGCAACGGAACCGACACAACCGTGGTTCACGCGGCGGCCGCCCCACCGGGTTCGACAGTGAGCGCTACAAGAAGCGCAACACCGTCGAACGCGCCATCAACCGGCTGAAGGGCTTCCGCGCCGTCGCCACGCGCTATGAAAAACGCGCCTACATCTACCTCGGCACCGTCACCCTCGCGGCTCTCATGATCTGGCTTCGCACGTGA
- a CDS encoding IS701 family transposase: MGGDLAEVRSWAGELGAVQGRFLHRFGRSEPRESALAYMRGLVAPLQRKNGWTLAEEAGHAGPDRIHRLLNRIEWDADEVLDDVRDYVVEHLGDPGAVLIVDDTGFLKKGTGSAGVQRQYSGTAGRTENCQVGVFLAYAAPLGRTLIDRRLYLPASWTDDRERCRRAGIDDEVGFATKVAMAKEMVRRAIAGKIPFRWVTADAGYGYSKGWRSELEQADVFHVMATTRHDTVVTRWAIDHPVSDLFPALPRQKWKRRSCGQGSHGPRVYDWARVEVRPWHRPDRRHWVIARRSVARPQELSYYIAYGPADATLDELIHIAGSRWAIEECFQTAKQECGLDDYQVRRYPGWHRHITLAMAAHACLTVLRARQLDTGKAETDPPSSSTSASPRSDA; encoded by the coding sequence ATGGGTGGGGATCTTGCTGAGGTCAGGTCGTGGGCCGGTGAGTTGGGTGCGGTGCAAGGGCGGTTTCTTCACCGATTCGGCAGATCGGAGCCTCGTGAGTCAGCTCTTGCCTATATGCGGGGACTCGTAGCCCCGTTGCAGCGGAAGAACGGCTGGACGCTGGCCGAAGAAGCCGGCCACGCAGGTCCGGACCGCATCCACCGGCTGTTGAACCGGATCGAGTGGGACGCCGACGAGGTTCTGGACGATGTGCGTGACTACGTGGTCGAGCATCTCGGCGATCCTGGTGCGGTGCTGATCGTGGACGACACCGGCTTCCTGAAGAAGGGCACCGGTTCGGCCGGGGTGCAACGGCAGTACTCCGGCACCGCGGGCCGCACGGAGAACTGCCAGGTCGGTGTCTTCCTCGCCTATGCGGCCCCGCTCGGACGAACGCTGATCGACCGCCGTCTGTATCTGCCTGCCTCCTGGACGGACGACCGAGAGCGGTGCCGCCGGGCCGGCATTGACGACGAGGTCGGCTTCGCGACGAAGGTGGCGATGGCCAAGGAGATGGTCCGCCGCGCGATCGCCGGCAAGATCCCGTTCCGCTGGGTGACCGCAGATGCCGGCTACGGCTACAGCAAGGGCTGGCGCTCTGAGCTGGAACAGGCGGACGTCTTCCACGTCATGGCCACCACCCGCCACGACACGGTCGTCACCCGCTGGGCCATCGACCACCCCGTGAGCGATCTATTTCCCGCCCTGCCCCGGCAGAAATGGAAACGCCGCTCGTGCGGCCAGGGCTCCCACGGGCCCCGCGTCTATGACTGGGCACGCGTCGAAGTCCGCCCCTGGCACCGGCCCGACCGCCGGCATTGGGTGATCGCCCGTCGCAGCGTTGCCCGTCCCCAAGAGCTCTCCTACTACATCGCCTACGGCCCGGCCGACGCCACCCTGGACGAGCTGATCCACATCGCCGGGAGCCGCTGGGCGATCGAGGAATGCTTCCAGACCGCGAAGCAGGAGTGCGGCCTGGACGACTACCAGGTCCGCCGCTACCCCGGCTGGCACCGCCACATCACCCTGGCCATGGCCGCCCACGCCTGCCTCACCGTCCTGCGGGCCCGCCAGCTCGACACCGGGAAAGCAGAAACGGATCCTCCCAGCTCATCCACCTCAGCCTCGCCGAGATCAGACGCCTGA
- a CDS encoding IS110 family transposase, which translates to MAIVELPTPVFCGVDWAEDHHDIALVDAGGKQLAKVRIGDDAAGFTQLTDLLAEHGDSEAAPIPVAIETSRGLLVACLRATGRPVFAINPLAVARYRDRHSVARKKSDAVDAAALANILRTDMAAHRPLPADSELVQAIAVLARAQQDAVWARGQAQNKLRSQLREFYPAILDAFAQHKHGLCSREARTILAAAPTPTMAAKLTRRRLQTLLKQAGRVRGIQADAERLHEVFKRDYLHQLPQVETALGHQTSALLRQVNTACDNADQLEEAVTQAFEEHPDAPVIRSFPGLAALTGARILAEIGDDRARFANAGSLKAYAGSAPVTRASGKSCKVMSRKVKNQRLAAVGYVWAFVSLTRSPGARAHYDRRRAAGDRHVAAQRNLFNRFMGMLFHCLQNGHTYNEAIAFPEPSAGHIAAAA; encoded by the coding sequence ATGGCGATAGTCGAGTTACCGACGCCAGTGTTCTGTGGCGTGGACTGGGCCGAAGACCACCACGACATTGCACTGGTCGATGCCGGCGGAAAGCAACTCGCCAAGGTGCGGATCGGCGATGACGCTGCAGGGTTTACCCAGCTCACGGACCTGCTGGCCGAACATGGCGACAGCGAGGCCGCCCCGATCCCCGTGGCGATCGAGACCTCACGCGGACTCCTCGTCGCCTGCCTGCGGGCCACCGGGCGGCCGGTCTTCGCGATCAACCCGCTGGCAGTTGCCCGCTACCGAGATCGCCACTCAGTCGCCCGCAAGAAGTCAGACGCCGTCGACGCTGCGGCCCTGGCCAACATCCTGCGAACCGACATGGCCGCCCACCGGCCGCTGCCGGCGGACTCCGAGCTCGTCCAGGCCATCGCCGTGCTCGCCCGGGCCCAACAAGACGCCGTCTGGGCTCGCGGACAGGCCCAAAACAAGCTTCGCTCCCAGCTCAGAGAGTTTTACCCTGCAATCCTCGACGCCTTCGCCCAGCACAAGCACGGTCTGTGTTCGAGGGAAGCCCGCACCATCCTGGCGGCAGCACCGACCCCCACCATGGCCGCGAAGCTGACACGGCGACGCTTGCAGACACTGCTCAAGCAGGCCGGCCGAGTCCGCGGCATCCAGGCCGACGCCGAAAGGCTCCATGAGGTCTTCAAACGCGACTACCTCCACCAGCTCCCGCAGGTCGAGACGGCTCTCGGGCATCAGACCTCCGCTCTGCTCAGGCAGGTGAACACCGCCTGCGACAACGCCGACCAGCTCGAAGAAGCCGTCACACAGGCCTTCGAAGAGCATCCGGATGCACCGGTCATCCGCAGCTTTCCAGGCCTCGCCGCACTGACAGGCGCCCGAATCCTGGCGGAGATCGGCGACGACCGGGCCCGATTCGCCAACGCCGGATCTTTGAAGGCGTACGCGGGAAGCGCCCCGGTCACCAGAGCCAGCGGCAAGAGCTGCAAGGTCATGAGCCGGAAGGTCAAGAACCAGCGATTGGCTGCCGTCGGTTACGTCTGGGCCTTCGTCTCTCTCACCAGGTCACCAGGCGCCAGAGCCCACTACGACCGCCGACGAGCAGCTGGCGATCGTCACGTCGCGGCACAGCGGAACCTCTTCAATCGCTTCATGGGCATGCTGTTCCACTGCCTCCAGAACGGTCACACCTACAACGAAGCAATCGCCTTCCCGGAGCCCTCAGCCGGACATATCGCAGCGGCAGCTTGA
- a CDS encoding IS1380 family transposase, whose product MSVQAEGTFYVQDIGLRPKIHVSADGSGVVGHAGSRLLADLADATGLTAAYSAALRPLRPRGTGHDPGRIATDLAVMLADGGEAIADLAVLRDQTRLFGPVASTPTAWRLLADTDERTLAALRPARARAREVAWMQAAEQGEGIPAARAAGHMLPGLVLDLDATLITCHSEKEQAAPTYKGGFGFHPLLCFLANTGEALSGRLRPGNAGANTASDHITVLDQALAQIPDAHRHGTDILVRTDSAGSAKAFLAHVRDVRKRGIRTFFSVGYAITAPVRRAVRAMPEHLWHPALNQDGTLRASAEVAELTGMVDLDGYPAGTRIIVRRERPHPGAQLSLFDQDEGLRHQVFLTDTPYSGGGSAQFLEVRHRGHATIEDHIRCGKTTGFGRFPSRDFGVNAVWLELSLAAIDLLAWTRVLLLDGELATAEPKKLRYRLLHVAGRLTHGGRRLHLRISATWPWRNELATAFHRLAGLPRPAS is encoded by the coding sequence CTGTCGGTCCAGGCGGAGGGCACTTTCTACGTGCAGGATATCGGGTTGCGTCCCAAGATCCATGTCAGTGCGGATGGTTCGGGGGTGGTCGGTCATGCCGGGTCACGGTTACTGGCTGATCTTGCCGATGCCACGGGGCTGACCGCTGCGTACTCCGCCGCTCTCAGGCCGCTTCGGCCGCGCGGGACCGGGCATGATCCGGGCCGGATCGCCACCGACCTGGCGGTGATGCTCGCCGACGGCGGTGAGGCCATCGCGGACCTGGCCGTACTGCGGGACCAGACAAGGTTGTTCGGTCCGGTCGCCTCGACACCGACGGCCTGGCGGCTGCTCGCCGACACCGACGAGAGGACACTGGCTGCTCTGCGCCCGGCGCGTGCCCGAGCCCGGGAAGTCGCCTGGATGCAGGCCGCCGAGCAAGGCGAGGGCATACCCGCAGCCCGGGCCGCGGGGCACATGCTGCCCGGGCTGGTCCTGGACCTCGACGCCACGCTGATCACCTGCCACTCCGAGAAGGAGCAGGCCGCACCCACCTATAAAGGCGGCTTCGGCTTCCACCCGCTGCTGTGCTTCCTGGCCAACACCGGCGAAGCGCTGTCGGGCCGACTGCGGCCCGGGAATGCCGGTGCCAACACCGCGAGCGACCACATCACGGTGCTCGACCAGGCACTCGCGCAGATCCCCGACGCCCACCGGCACGGTACCGACATCCTCGTCCGCACCGACAGTGCCGGATCCGCGAAAGCCTTCCTCGCCCACGTCCGCGACGTGCGGAAACGAGGAATCCGTACCTTCTTCTCGGTCGGATACGCCATCACCGCGCCGGTCCGCCGCGCTGTCCGGGCCATGCCTGAGCACCTCTGGCATCCCGCCCTGAACCAGGACGGGACACTGCGCGCCAGCGCCGAGGTCGCCGAGCTGACCGGCATGGTCGATCTGGACGGCTACCCGGCCGGCACCCGCATCATCGTGCGCCGGGAGCGGCCGCACCCCGGAGCACAGCTGTCCCTGTTCGACCAGGACGAAGGCCTACGGCATCAGGTGTTCCTCACCGACACCCCGTACTCCGGTGGCGGCTCCGCGCAGTTCCTGGAGGTCCGCCACCGCGGACATGCCACCATCGAGGACCACATCCGGTGCGGCAAGACCACCGGCTTCGGCCGCTTCCCCTCCCGAGACTTCGGCGTCAACGCCGTCTGGCTCGAACTCAGCCTCGCCGCGATCGACCTGCTCGCCTGGACCCGTGTCCTCCTCCTGGACGGGGAGCTGGCCACCGCCGAGCCGAAGAAACTCCGCTACCGGCTACTGCACGTCGCCGGCCGCCTCACCCACGGCGGCCGACGCCTCCACCTGCGAATATCGGCGACCTGGCCCTGGAGAAACGAACTGGCCACGGCCTTCCACCGCCTCGCCGGACTGCCCCGACCCGCCAGCTGA